In Penicillium psychrofluorescens genome assembly, chromosome: 5, a single window of DNA contains:
- a CDS encoding uncharacterized protein (ID:PFLUO_008357-T1.cds;~source:funannotate), with product MPRKKALLIGINYTGSKHQLNGCINDAMNVREYLVRERGFSPDPREMVILTDKPQNRGSPFFPTGANMLAAFRWLVTGNNPGDSLWLSYSGHGSQVRDPDGDRDSGFDDTICPIDFEQHGQITSDTLHKVIVSPMNPRCRLTILFDCCHSGSAVELPYVFKPDADGRVNMMGNVKEGLSLAREAKGLLHGGFSIEKVHDVQTLIEHGTSLLHKFQHPDAPSDENGLADENFVEDWRSEGKDVWMFSGCADDQTSADTSMQGLATGAMSWAFINTMRANPRQSYVQVLQNTRALLQSKYAQIPQLSIGGKYDLDQPVYL from the exons ATGCCCCGCAAGAAGGCCCTCCTGATCGGAATCAACTACACCGGCTCCAAGCACCAGCTAAATGGCTGCATAAATGACGCCATGAACGTGCGCGAATACCTGGTTCGCGAACGTGGTTTCTCCCCGGACCCGCGAGAAATGGTCATCTTGACCGATAAGCCGCAGAATCGCGGCTCGCCGTTCTTCCCCACGGGCGCCAATATGCTGGCTGCCTTTCGGTGGTTGGTTACGGGGAATAATCCGGGTGATTCGTTGTGGTTGTCGTATTCTGGCCATGGGA GCCAAGTGCGAGATCCGGATGGGGACCGAGATTCTGG CTTCGATGACACTATCTGTCCCATTGATTTCGAACAACATGGACAGATCACGAGCGATACG CTACACAAAGTGATCGTCTCCCCCATGAATCCGCGGTGCCGCTTAACAATCCTCTTCGACTGCTGCCACTCCGGCTCAGCAGTGGAGCTGCCCTACGTGTTCAAGCCCGATGCCGACGGCCGGGTGAACATGATGGGCAACGTCAAAGAGGGTCTTTCGCTAGCCAGGGAGGCAAAGGGTCTGCTCCACGGCGGATTCTCCATCGAGAAGGTCCACGATGTTCAGACGCTGATTGAGCACGGAACGTCCCTGCTGCATAAGTTCCAGCACCCGGATGCGCCCTCTGATGAGAATGGCCTCGCGGATGAGAATTTCGTCGAGGATTGGCGCAGTGAGGGCAAGGATGTGTGGATGTTTAGTGGGTGTGCGGACGATCAAACTTCGGCCGATACGAGTATGCAGGGTCTTGCGACAG GCGCAATGTCGTGGGCTTTCATCAACACCATGAGGGCCAATCCGCGCCAGAGTTATGTGCAG GTTCTGCAAAATACTAGGGCTCTGCTGCAGTCTAAATACGCGCAGATTCCTCAACTATCTATTGGTGGTAAATATGACTTGGACCAGCCGGTATATCTGTAA
- a CDS encoding uncharacterized protein (ID:PFLUO_008358-T1.cds;~source:funannotate): MSGNYDYPPASSRRPSRGSNERPLPPSVLRLQHLRNLVNSERNRTSTYNTTRALETLNQEEHHLDRTRDRSNFEQARAAVDRQIQQFEFGNPAERIRNLWHDQLRSERSSPSSSTPTAQEMEPRSSSRAFRRRARPEDRQRHRDPPDFASLLDEAVSQPRSPSLIPQSTHASREGRGRLKRRKLDADDNREGLRGFNYGQYGQVVPGALQMEIASCDGGMYDPDGDSSLPENVLRSDQSVYCTKSDRCNLVLRHRGEAPFCLKKIVIKAPRTGFDAPIQEGMVFVSMTSDELLARTAEYQIQYSNTRRRRRNRRSGMQPSQEYLTAYRSPLQSLERTVLMGPDSSASDPELPATDREANDPQAEFRVTTEYDENSEETGFLEPEANEDLNVLPLSELERMNQADQSSDLMCSDSDESESDDDDEDGHNSNLSTFARRRIELRRRIGSMRRQYSAEERELQRRRQGPSLVDPVPPLPPAPAPDAAHESNPSSPEVLKPHARFFIEREKSMVSIKFDPPPSGRFILIKLWSPRSDGNIDIQSIIAHGFAGPRFFPAGSFR, from the exons ATG TCGGGCAATTACGATTACCCCCCTGCTTCGTCCCGCCGCCCATCTCGGGGCTCTAACGAGCGACCACTGCCTCCAAGTGTGCTCCGTCTGCAACACCTTCGGAATTTGGTGAACTCGGAGCGTAACCGAACCAGCACCTACAATACCACCCGAGCCCTGGAGACGCTGAACCAAGAGGAGCATCATCTCGACCGAACCCGCGATCGAAGCAACTTCGAGCAGGCTCGTGCGGCAGTGGACCGGCAGATTCAACAGTTTGAGTTCGGCAACCCAGCAGAACGAATCCGCAACCTCTGGCACGATCAGCTCCGCTCCGAACGCTCCtcaccgtcgtcatcaacCCCGACAGCTCAAGAGATGGAACCACGATCCAGTAGCCGGGCCTTCCGGCGTCGTGCTCGACCAGAAGACCGCCAACGACATCGGGACCCCCCGGACTTTGCTTCACTTCTCGACGAGGCGGTATCCCAGCCCAGATCACCGTCGTTGATCCCACAGTCAACTCATGCGAGTCGTGAGGGTCGAGGGAGATTGAAACGCCGCAAGCTCGATGCAGATGATAACCGGGAGGGTCTGCGGGGCTTCAACTACGGCCAGTACGGCCAGGTGGTTCCGGGAGCGCTGCAGATGGAGATTGCCAGCTGCGACGGCGGGATGTATGACCCAGATGGGGACAGCTCCCTGCCGGAGAATGTGCTGCGAAGTGACCAGTCGGTCTACTGTACCAAGTCGGACCGATGCAATCTAGTTCTACGTCACCGCGGCGAGGCGCCCTTCTGCTTGAAGAAAATTGTCATCAAGGCTCCCAGAACCGGGTTTGATGCTCC AATCCAAGAAGGCATGGTATTCGTGTCGATGACGTCGGATGAGCTGCTCGCGCGCACGGCGGAGTACCAGATTCAGTACTCCAACactcgacggcggcgtcgaaACCGCCGGAGTGGCATGCAGCCGTCCCAGGAGTATCTTACCGCATATCGATCCCCTCTCCAATCCCTCGAGCGTACGGTGCTGATGGGGCCTGACTCGTCCGCGTCGGACCCTGAGCTTCCCGCTACCGACCGAGAGGCCAACGACCCGCAGGCAGAATTCCGTGTAACAACGGAATACGATGAGAATTCGGAGGAGACTGGCTTTCTCGAACCCGAAGCAAACGAGGATCTCAATGTCCTGCCCCTTTCCGAGCTCGAGAGGATGAACCAAGCCGACCAATCGTCCGATCTCATGTGTTCCGACAGCGATGAGAGCGAGagcgatgatgacgacgaggatggacACAACAGCAACCTCAGCACGTTTGCCCGCCGCCGCATAGAGCTTCGACGTCGCATCGGGTCCATGCGCCGTCAATATTCTGCCGAAGAACGCGAGCTCCAGAGACGTCGGCAGGGCCCCAGCCTCGTCGACCCCGTCCCACCCCTTCCCCCTGCCCCGGCTCCAGATGCGGCACATGAGAGCAATCCATCGAGTCCGGAGGTGCTGAAACCGCACGCGCGCTTCTTTATCGAGCGCGAGAAGAGCATGGTTAGCATCAAGTTTGATCCTCCACC TTCTGGTCGATTCATTCTCATCAAACTATGGAGCCCCCGCAGCGACGGCAATATTGACATCCAAAGCATCATCGCCCACGGCTTCGCGGGCCCTCGCTTCTTTCCGGCTGGGAGTTTTAGATGA
- a CDS encoding uncharacterized protein (ID:PFLUO_008359-T1.cds;~source:funannotate) — MADPENSEQSISAAEIALYDRQIRLWGVSAQKKIGAAKILLISVKALANEVAKNLVLAGIGSLTIIDHEIVTEDDLSAQFFISEEHVGQNRAQAAGPQIHKMNPRVDLQIDTDDVKTKSPEFFAQFDVTIATDLDFMTYNSINTACRVAQKPFYAAGLHGFYGYVFADLITHEFVIERAKSNVPPPQQETPTRSVVDIATKKENDKTIELITKRETYSPLLLANTSPLPEDLTRNARRRKQVTPLLSCLRALWEFQKQGFGALPTFSQIDLAEFTKLSREAHHFLKLDPETLDAEFLRKFLQNLGSELSPVAAFMGGALAQDVINVLSAREQPLQNLLLFDGDRSIGPIYSLHPFFSPGMEALAAVPPVANPIPVDGNVVPPSTVV, encoded by the exons ATGGCGGACCCAGAGAACTCCGAGCAGTCAATCAGCGCTG CTGAGATTGCGCTCTACGACCGACAAATCCGACTGTGGGGAGTCTCCGCGCAAAAGAA GATCGGAGCTGCCAAGATCCTCCTGATCAGCGTGAAAGCGCTCGCGAACGAAGTAGCCAAGAACCTCGTGCTGGCGGGCATCGGCTCGTTGACCATCATCGACCATGAAATTGTCACGGAGGACGACCTGTCCGCGCAATTCTTCATATCGGAGGAGCATGTCGGGCAGAAC CGCGCGCAAGCAGCCGGGCCTCAAATCCACAAGATGAACCCACGGGTAGACCTCCAAATCGACACGGACGACGTCAAGACAAAGTCCCCCGAGTTCTTCGCTCAGTTCGACGTGACCATCGCCACAGACCTCGACTTCATGACCTACAACTCCATCAACACCGCCTGTCGCGTCGCCCAGAAGCCGTTCTACGCCGCCGGCCTGCACGGGTTCTATGGGTATGTCTTCGCCGACCTGATAACCCACGAGTTCGTGATCGAGCGCGCCAAATCCAACGTGCCGCCTCCACAACAAGAAACACCCACCCGCAGCGTCGTGGACATCGCTaccaagaaagaaaacgACAAGACCATCGAGCTGATCACCAAGCGCGAGACATACTCCCCCTTACTCCTGGCCAACACATCCCCCCTCCCCGAAGACCTCACGCGCAACGCCCGGCGCCGCAAGCAAGTAACGCCCCTCCTCAGCTGCCTGCGCGCACTCTGGGAATTCCAGAAACAAGGCTTCGGCGCCCTCCCGACCTTCTCGCAGATCGACCTCGCCGAATTCACCAAGCTCTCGCGCGAAGCGCACCACTTCCTCAAGCTCGACCCCGAAACGCTGGACGCGGAGTTCCTGCGCAAATTCCTGCAGAATCTCGGCAGCGAGCTGAGTCCCGTCGCGGCGTTTATGGGCGGGGCCCTGGCGCAGGACGTGATCAATGTTCTCTCCGCGAGGGAGCAACCGCTGCAGAACCTGTTGCTTTTCGATGGTGATCGCTCCATCGGCCCTATTTACTCGTTGCATCCGTTTTTCTcgccggggatggaggcCCTGGCTGCTGTGCCGCCGGTGGCTAATCCCATTCCGGTGGATGGGAACGTTGTGCCGCCTTCTACCGTTGTATGA